The Haemorhous mexicanus isolate bHaeMex1 chromosome 5, bHaeMex1.pri, whole genome shotgun sequence genome contains a region encoding:
- the MAFF gene encoding transcription factor MafF, which translates to MAADGLSSKALKVKRELGENTPLLSDEELMGLSVRELNHHLRGLSKEEVARLKQRRRTLKNRGYAASCRVKRVCQKEELQKQKMELEWEVDKLARENAAMRLELDTLRGKYEALQGFARTVATHGPPAKVATASVITIVKSSTNQAAYS; encoded by the exons ATGGCTGCAGACGGGCTCTCCAGCAAGGCTTTGAAG GTGAAGCGGGAGCTGGGGGAGAACACTCCGCTGCTGTCAGATGAGGAGCTGATGGGGCTGTCGGTGCGGGAACTCAACCACCACCTGCGGGGCCTCTCCAAGGAGGAGGTGGCGAGGCTGAAGCAGCGTCGTCGGACACTGAAGAACCGGGGTTATGCTGCCAGCTGCCGAGTGAAGCGCGTCTGCcagaaggaagagctgcagaagcagaagaTGGAGCTGGAGTGGGAGGTGGACAAGCTGGCCCGGGAGAACGCTGCCATGCGCCTGGAGCTCGACACCCTCCGTGGCAAGTACGAGGCCCTGCAGGGCTTTGCCCGCACCGTGGCCACTCACGGGCCCCCCGCCAAGGTGGCTACCGCCAGCGTCATCACCATCGTCAAGTCCAGCACCAACCAGGCCGCCTACTCCTAG